A single window of Oreochromis aureus strain Israel breed Guangdong linkage group 7, ZZ_aureus, whole genome shotgun sequence DNA harbors:
- the lin54 gene encoding protein lin-54 homolog, whose product MDVVSPELNSLLPDEIMDTEDIEDVPHSQPGTTGVHSEPSDDASVPMETDTPMASENVSLCSDAALTEPTQAMTTSTATDSMLSASPRSPPPVSNSSTSSPLLTIKPGLATSTATTKTTDSVTGTSVTTSGLQKLTTPFTISPANRQIILNKVASQASEAAKSAGNPPQVIKQDGQKLLVTAIGKSGQPIVLQLPHTGSKPGVSQTAGDTKSQAPQFKVVTIGGRSDLKPVVGNQVTTLQTQQLKTVQIAKKTPASSAAPIKFIITKTVNSKGISPQTSVPPVITGRVLTQSSPVMPPRTITLSEPHNTNLQSIPGKKIAISPLKTPSKVTVVSVASPTSSASQKSVALPVNVALGQQILTVQQSTSVSPVKVATSQSTTQNIKPVAVGGVGGSQFKTIIPLATQPNVQQIQVPGSRFHYVRLVTATTASSTGQPSGPSTSSIQTAKPMVVSTAAVRMSVPVVPAQTMKQVAPKPLTSGPQVVTTTQTQQRLIMPATPLPQIQPNFTNLPPGTVLTPAPGGGNVGYAVVPAQYVTQIQQPPFVTLASSSSFSASTGIQTQARLPLNGLSAAETTSRPRKPCNCTKSQCLKLYCDCFANGEFCNNCNCNNCFNNLEHETERLKAIKTCLDRNPEAFKPKIGKGKEGESDRRHSKGCNCKRSGCLKNYCECYEAKIMCSSICKCIGCKNFEESPERKTLMHLADAAEVRVQQQTAAKTKLSSQISDLLMRTTPVISSGSGRLPYTFVTKEVLEATCECLLEQAKKAEQTHQPQVEAERMILEEFGHCLMRIISSAGKAKSDCASINC is encoded by the exons ATGGATGTAGTGTCACCAGAGCTCAACAGCCTCCTCCCTGATGAGATCATGGATACTGAGGATATAGAGGATGTTCCTCACTCTCAACCTGGCACCACTGGAGTCCACTCAGAGCCCAGTGATGATGCATCGGTCCCAATGGAAACTGATACACCCATGGCTTCAGAGAACGTGAGCCTATGTTCAGATGCCGCTTTAACCGAACCCACTCAGGCTATGACCACCTCCACGGCCACAGACTCCATGCTTAGTGCCAGCCCCAGAAGTCCGCCTCCTGTCTCAAATTCCAGCACATCGTCTCCTCTTCTTACTATCAAACCAGGCTTGGCTACTTCGACAGCCACAaccaaaaccacagacagtgttaCTGGAACTAGTGTGACTACAAGTGGATTACAGAAGCTCACAACTCCATTTACAATCTCTCCTGCAAATCGCCAGATTATTCTCAATAAGGTGGCCTCTCAAGCCTCAGAAGCAGCAAAGTCTGCAGGTAATCCACCTCAGGTCATCAAGCAGGATGGACAGAAACTTTTGGTTACAGCTATAGGAAAATCAGGGCAGCCTATAGTGCTTCAGTTACCCCACACAGGCAGCAAGCCTGGTGTTTCACAGACTGCCGGGGACACCAAGTCTCAAGCTCCGCAGTTTAAAGTGGTGACTATAGGTGGGAGGTCAGACCTGAAGCCAGTGGTGGGCAACCAGGTGACCACATTACAGACCCAGCAGCTGAAGACTGTCCAG ATTGCCAAGAAGACACCAGCATCCTCAGCTGCACCAAtcaagtttatcatcacaaaaaCTGTTAACAGCAAAGGTATAAGTCCCCAGACATCAGTGCCTCCTGTGATCACAG GACGGGTTCTGACCCAGAGTTCACCAGTGATGCCCCCGAGGACCATTACTCTCTCTGAGCCCCACAACACTAATTTACAAAGTATCCCTGGCAAAAAGATTGCCATTTCCCCTCTGAAGACTCCCAGCAAG GTGACTGTGGTGTCTGTGGCTTCCCCGACCTCCAGTGCTTCTCAGAAGTCTGTAGCACTGCCTGTGAATGTAGCACTTGGCCAGCAGATCCTTACAGTCCAGCAGTCAACATCTGTATCTCCAGTCAAGGTGGCCACTAGCCAATCAACAACGCAG AACATTAAACCTGTGGCTGTTGGAGGAGTGGGAGGTTCCCAGTTTAAAACGATCATACCCCTGGCCACCCAGCCCAACGTGCAGCAGATCCAGGTGCCTGGCAGCAGGTTCCACTACGTTCGCCTCGTCACAGCAACGACAGCGAGCAGCACAGGACAGCCCAGTGGTCCCAGTACCAGCTCTATACAGACAG CTAAACCCATGGTGGTCAGTACAGCAGCAGTCAGGATGTCTGTCCCAGTTGTCCCAGCACAGACCATGAAACAG GTGGCACCTAAGCCCTTAACATCAGGACCACAAGTAGTAACCACCACTCAGACTCAGCAACGTTTGATCATGCCTGCCACTCCACTCCCCCAAATCCAGCCCAACTTCACCAACCTCCCTCCAGGCACCGTCCTGACACCAGCTCCAGGAGGAGGGAATGTGGGTTACGCGGTTGTGCCAGCACAATATGTCACACAG ATCCAGCAGCCACCATTTGTGACGCTTGCCAGCAGCTCTAGTTTTTCTGCATCCACTGGTATCCAGACTCAGGCCAGATTGCCTCTTAATGG TTTGTCAGCAGCAGAAACAACCTCAAGACCAAGAAAACCATGTAACTGCACCAAGTCACAGTGCCTTAAACT CTACTGTGACTGTTTTGCAAATGGAGAGTTCTGCAAtaactgtaactgcaataactGCTTCAATAACCTGGAACATGAAACTGAACGTCTCAAAGCTATAAAG ACTTGTTTGGACCGAAATCCAGAGGCCTTTAAACCTAAAATTGGTAAAGGCAAGGAGGGAGAGTCGGACCGTCGACACAGCAAGGGCTGCAACTGCAAACGCTCAGGCTGCCTGAAGAACTACTGCGAGTGCTACGAG GCGAAGATCATGTGTTCGTCCATTTGTAAATGCATCGGCTGCAAAAATTTTGAGGAGAGCCCGGAGAGGAAGACGCTAATGCATTTGGCAGATGCAGCAGAAGTGAGAGTTCAGCAACAAACGGCAGCCAAGACCAAACTATCCTCACAGATCTCAGATTTGCTCATGCGGACGACGCCTGTGATTTCAAGTGGAAGTGGCAG GCTCCCATATACGTTTGTAACAAAGGAAGTGCTTGAAGCAACGTGCGAGTGTCTGCTGGAGCAGGCCAAAAAAGCAGAACAGACTCACCAGCCTCAAGTCGAGGCAGAGAGGATGATTCTGGAGGAGTTTGGACACTGCCTCATGAGGATAATCAGCTCGGCAGGGAAAGCCAAATCAGACTGTGCCTCCATCAACTGCTAG